In the genome of Desulfofarcimen acetoxidans DSM 771, one region contains:
- a CDS encoding spore coat protein CotJB: MSKQYMDKERLAKLKCIMELEFTAIDLNLFLDTHPNDRRALAHFEKTVMELGKEKREYEERYGPLTFYSGASNKNYWQWIEEPWPWEIVY; this comes from the coding sequence ATGAGTAAACAATATATGGATAAGGAAAGACTTGCCAAGTTAAAATGTATTATGGAACTTGAATTTACGGCTATTGATTTGAATCTTTTTCTGGATACACACCCGAATGACAGAAGAGCACTGGCCCATTTTGAGAAAACTGTTATGGAACTGGGAAAAGAAAAAAGAGAATATGAAGAAAGATATGGACCACTGACCTTTTACAGCGGGGCCTCCAATAAGAACTACTGGCAATGGATAGAAGAACCCTGGCCCTGGGAAATTGTATATTAG
- a CDS encoding spore coat associated protein CotJA yields MKQTFIPFFMRNPKMPPRPNKKVNTQPVKPVEETKKLNYINYPGDIHGGCGHEHDKFYYPEDNMKEHDYYHHPAKEPDDCLEDKDCMHKPGEDNMMPDRCPLAKSFVCWQSYGKVFNPSEALRMGTIFPEFIK; encoded by the coding sequence ATGAAACAAACATTTATTCCTTTCTTTATGCGCAATCCTAAGATGCCGCCACGACCCAATAAAAAAGTAAACACTCAACCAGTAAAGCCTGTCGAGGAGACGAAAAAGCTTAATTATATTAACTATCCGGGGGATATCCATGGTGGTTGCGGGCATGAACATGACAAGTTTTATTATCCTGAAGATAATATGAAGGAACATGACTATTATCACCACCCGGCAAAGGAACCTGATGATTGCTTAGAAGATAAGGATTGCATGCACAAGCCGGGAGAAGATAATATGATGCCTGACCGGTGCCCGTTGGCCAAATCATTTGTGTGCTGGCAGTCCTATGGTAAGGTTTTTAATCCGTCGGAGGCTTTAAGAATGGGAACCATCTTCCCAGAATTTATAAAATAA
- a CDS encoding type II toxin-antitoxin system death-on-curing family toxin → MVNYLSLEQVKTLHNLIDPGITVIKDEAALQDALAGPQATVLGEDAYSTVDEKAAVLLDHMIKEKPFKTANRRTGLLTYLVFLYVNNHQITVSSDKLVELVDSVAVKHIPISDILAFTRHSTTVIQPKYENFSDVANFIYNHYEEAFNELS, encoded by the coding sequence ATGGTAAACTATCTTAGCTTGGAGCAAGTTAAGACCCTTCATAATTTAATCGACCCCGGCATTACTGTTATAAAAGATGAAGCCGCATTACAAGACGCTTTAGCCGGACCACAGGCTACCGTCCTTGGAGAAGATGCCTATTCTACAGTTGATGAAAAAGCCGCCGTCTTGCTTGATCACATGATTAAAGAAAAACCTTTTAAAACAGCTAACAGGCGCACGGGCCTGCTCACCTACCTGGTTTTTCTTTATGTTAACAATCACCAGATAACCGTCTCGTCGGATAAACTGGTGGAACTGGTAGATTCAGTAGCTGTTAAGCACATACCCATCAGCGATATACTTGCTTTTACCAGACACTCGACAACAGTAATTCAACCTAAATACGAGAATTTTTCAGATGTAGCAAATTTTATTTATAATCATTATGAAGAGGCCTTCAACGAACTTTCATAA
- a CDS encoding phosphatidylglycerophosphatase A family protein: MRVIKEHTIKKLQQRGVFIEDMAPLVMQLQRPYIPGLTLQECLESILAVLNKRDFQHTILTGIAIDELAEKNLIEEPLLSVLKNDDGLYGVDEILALGAGTLYGTIGSTNFGFLDKTKPGIIGKLDTSHERINIFLDDLVCAIIAAAASRVAHKNQNLRSKIE; this comes from the coding sequence GTGAGGGTTATAAAGGAACATACTATAAAAAAGCTTCAACAAAGGGGAGTATTTATTGAGGATATGGCTCCCCTGGTTATGCAACTTCAGCGACCTTATATACCTGGCTTGACTTTGCAGGAGTGCCTGGAAAGTATTCTGGCGGTCTTGAATAAGAGGGATTTTCAACACACTATTCTGACAGGTATAGCTATTGACGAATTGGCTGAGAAAAACTTAATTGAAGAACCTTTGCTGTCTGTTTTGAAAAATGACGACGGTTTGTACGGTGTTGATGAAATACTTGCTCTTGGAGCAGGCACGCTTTATGGCACTATCGGTTCTACTAATTTTGGTTTTTTGGATAAAACCAAGCCAGGCATCATTGGAAAACTGGATACTTCTCACGAAAGAATAAATATTTTTTTGGATGACCTTGTATGTGCTATTATTGCCGCCGCTGCCAGCAGAGTTGCTCATAAAAATCAGAATCTCCGGTCTAAAATAGAATAA
- the gvpA gene encoding gas vesicle structural protein GvpA, whose product MAVKHSVASSSLVEVIDRILEKGIVIDAWARVSLVGIELLAIEARVVVASVDTFLKYAEAIGLTKFAAVPA is encoded by the coding sequence ATGGCAGTAAAGCACTCTGTTGCATCTTCCAGTTTAGTAGAAGTTATTGACCGTATCCTTGAAAAAGGTATTGTAATTGATGCATGGGCAAGAGTATCACTGGTAGGAATTGAACTTTTAGCAATAGAGGCCCGTGTAGTCGTTGCTTCAGTTGATACTTTCTTAAAGTATGCCGAAGCAATCGGACTTACCAAGTTTGCTGCAGTTCCCGCATAG
- the hfq gene encoding RNA chaperone Hfq, with protein MKPYDLSVQNKILVQLKEQQASIIVYLINGYRLGGKLKDFDTFTVILEEKETQYIVYKHAISTIIPEKLLETV; from the coding sequence ATGAAACCATACGATTTATCAGTACAAAATAAAATTCTGGTGCAGCTCAAAGAGCAGCAGGCATCAATAATTGTATATTTAATCAACGGTTACCGTCTGGGCGGTAAGCTAAAGGATTTCGATACATTTACCGTTATTTTAGAGGAAAAAGAAACTCAATATATTGTTTACAAGCATGCCATCTCCACGATCATTCCCGAAAAACTGCTCGAAACAGTATAA
- a CDS encoding helix-turn-helix domain-containing protein: MLNLTFGERIRFLRLELKKQDKKKYSLQNVANRIGVTKQSLSLIERQKIKNPSFAVLNRLAADLGVTVDYLLTGISGNKESFIQARQSLTSILKECNKTLQNFREHVGPVHYQACEKIANILELLEVVQTCLAQDVYEDYDRYTQTVIELTSFVELIMRIILKLDGDKDYGPIIDRFFWDLGRVFRQIAVQIDRDNGLRNLYSDELGQITSTIVNLTSIAETQEFNVKQKTVELLVKDLSIRISYRDIEEIPEEFMDEFKKRVFLEWEFMLARVKKYKLR; the protein is encoded by the coding sequence ATGCTAAACTTAACTTTTGGAGAGAGAATCAGATTCTTGCGACTGGAACTAAAGAAGCAGGATAAAAAAAAATATAGCCTGCAAAATGTAGCAAATCGTATAGGAGTTACTAAACAGAGTCTCAGCTTAATTGAACGGCAGAAAATAAAAAATCCCAGTTTTGCTGTTTTGAATAGACTTGCAGCGGATTTAGGTGTTACAGTGGACTACTTGCTAACCGGTATAAGTGGCAATAAGGAAAGTTTTATTCAAGCCCGTCAATCATTAACTTCTATTCTTAAGGAATGTAATAAAACATTGCAGAATTTTCGTGAGCATGTAGGACCCGTACATTATCAAGCCTGCGAGAAGATTGCCAATATTTTAGAATTACTTGAGGTGGTTCAAACATGTTTGGCTCAGGATGTGTATGAGGATTACGATAGATATACTCAAACTGTTATAGAACTTACATCCTTTGTGGAATTAATTATGCGTATTATTTTGAAGTTAGATGGTGATAAAGATTACGGGCCAATTATTGACAGGTTTTTTTGGGATTTGGGTAGAGTGTTCAGGCAAATTGCTGTTCAGATTGATCGTGATAACGGGCTGCGTAATCTTTATTCCGATGAATTGGGTCAAATTACCTCTACTATAGTTAACCTTACGTCTATTGCTGAAACCCAGGAGTTTAATGTAAAACAGAAGACAGTGGAGCTTTTAGTTAAGGATTTATCTATAAGAATATCTTACCGGGACATTGAAGAAATTCCGGAAGAATTTATGGATGAGTTCAAAAAACGTGTATTTTTAGAATGGGAGTTTATGCTGGCACGGGTTAAAAAGTATAAGCTCCGGTGA
- a CDS encoding CDC48 family AAA ATPase — MGDGITLKISEALTRDVGRCIARIDPEYFERIAVEIGDIIQLKGQRVTVVRVMPTFTAERYKGIIQIDGITRENVQSGLGEKIEISKINLGFADSITITPLNKNFRMLEKNIGYLSSLLDGKPVIAGDRVRVNLFGASAQDFRVLETKPERAVVLRDSTKISIKHNDNSEKKSGHKISYEDIGGLEQEVQRIREMIELPLRFPQLFEHLGIDPPKGVLLYGPPGTGKTLIARAVAEETDAHFIHVNGPEIIAKFYGESEAKLRNIFERAAQNAPSIIFLDELDGIAPKRTEVTGDVEKRVVAQFLALMDGLEARREIIVIGATNIPDALDPALRRPGRFDREIKIGVPNKKGRLKILQIHTRGMPLADDVELTRLAEITHGFVGADLTALCREAAMSTLRSVLPQIDFSQVELPYQLLQCLEIKMEHFLQAYSEIEPSAIREVFVENPNIHWTDIGGLDRIKQTLIETIEWPLKYEQLYKKTGLTPPKGIILYGSPGTGKTLLAKAIATECNANFISIKGPALLSKWVGESEKGVREVFKKARQVSPCVIFFDELDSLAPRRQSGGEGSAVMDRVVSQLLTEIDGVEELRGVIAVAATNRIDIIDEALLRPGRFDILLEIPLPDKKGREEIFITHTKGCTLNSCVNFVELASLTEDMSGADIELVCKNAMLYLIRECIRSGIKDDTKLELRKEHFMNAIRHHRQNTASY; from the coding sequence ATGGGAGACGGAATAACTTTAAAGATTTCCGAGGCCTTAACCAGGGACGTGGGGAGATGTATTGCCAGGATTGATCCTGAGTATTTTGAAAGAATTGCTGTGGAAATCGGGGATATTATTCAATTAAAGGGGCAGCGCGTGACTGTGGTAAGGGTGATGCCGACATTTACAGCGGAACGTTATAAAGGAATAATTCAGATTGACGGTATTACCAGGGAGAATGTGCAAAGCGGGCTGGGAGAAAAAATCGAGATTAGTAAAATAAATCTTGGCTTTGCGGATAGTATTACCATTACGCCGCTTAATAAAAATTTTAGAATGCTTGAAAAGAATATCGGCTATTTAAGCAGTTTGTTGGACGGAAAACCGGTGATAGCCGGTGATCGGGTCCGGGTTAATCTTTTTGGTGCCAGCGCTCAGGACTTCAGGGTATTGGAAACCAAGCCGGAGAGGGCAGTAGTTCTGCGTGACTCTACCAAAATTAGTATTAAGCACAATGATAATAGTGAAAAGAAAAGTGGTCACAAAATATCTTATGAAGATATCGGTGGATTGGAACAGGAAGTTCAGCGGATACGTGAAATGATTGAGTTGCCCTTAAGATTTCCTCAATTGTTTGAACATTTGGGTATTGACCCGCCCAAGGGTGTTCTTTTATACGGTCCTCCCGGTACCGGAAAAACTTTAATCGCCAGGGCAGTGGCGGAGGAGACGGATGCACATTTTATTCATGTTAATGGCCCGGAGATTATTGCTAAATTTTATGGAGAAAGTGAAGCAAAGTTACGAAATATTTTTGAACGCGCAGCTCAAAACGCGCCTAGTATTATTTTTTTAGATGAATTGGATGGAATTGCCCCGAAAAGAACTGAGGTAACCGGGGATGTGGAAAAAAGAGTAGTAGCCCAGTTTTTAGCTTTGATGGACGGATTGGAAGCGCGCCGTGAAATAATTGTTATCGGCGCAACGAACATTCCGGATGCACTGGATCCCGCCTTGAGGCGTCCGGGCCGCTTTGATCGGGAAATAAAAATCGGAGTACCGAATAAAAAAGGAAGATTAAAAATACTTCAGATCCATACCAGAGGTATGCCTCTGGCGGATGATGTAGAATTAACGAGGTTGGCCGAGATTACTCACGGTTTTGTAGGAGCTGATTTGACTGCTTTATGCAGGGAAGCAGCTATGTCAACCTTGCGTTCCGTATTGCCGCAGATTGATTTTTCTCAGGTTGAATTACCTTATCAGCTGCTTCAGTGTTTAGAGATCAAAATGGAGCATTTTCTGCAGGCTTATTCGGAAATAGAGCCTTCCGCTATTCGGGAGGTGTTTGTTGAGAATCCCAATATTCATTGGACGGATATAGGGGGGCTTGACCGGATCAAACAAACACTTATAGAGACCATTGAGTGGCCCTTAAAATACGAGCAACTATACAAAAAGACCGGTCTTACTCCACCTAAGGGAATTATTTTGTATGGTTCTCCGGGTACCGGTAAAACACTGCTTGCAAAGGCAATTGCCACAGAGTGTAATGCTAATTTCATATCCATAAAAGGACCGGCGCTTTTGTCTAAATGGGTTGGTGAATCGGAAAAGGGTGTCAGGGAAGTATTTAAAAAAGCCAGGCAAGTCAGCCCTTGTGTCATATTTTTTGATGAATTGGATTCGCTGGCTCCAAGACGGCAGTCTGGCGGCGAAGGTTCGGCAGTGATGGACAGAGTGGTAAGTCAACTGTTGACCGAAATTGATGGTGTGGAAGAACTGCGAGGGGTAATCGCAGTTGCAGCCACCAATCGAATAGATATTATTGATGAGGCACTGCTTCGTCCGGGAAGATTTGATATATTGCTGGAAATACCTTTACCCGATAAAAAAGGTCGGGAAGAAATTTTTATTACCCATACAAAGGGCTGTACTCTTAATTCGTGTGTGAATTTTGTTGAATTAGCTTCTCTTACAGAAGATATGTCCGGGGCCGATATCGAATTGGTATGTAAAAATGCCATGCTGTATTTAATTAGGGAGTGTATACGCAGCGGCATAAAAGACGATACCAAATTAGAATTAAGAAAAGAACATTTTATGAATGCTATAAGGCACCATCGTCAAAATACAGCTTCTTATTAG
- a CDS encoding Hsp20/alpha crystallin family protein gives MGKKNDEFDILNVGGFSNIFKGVANLLDLVSRMDREGKNEFFQTGEIGGGKKDGLKGVYGFSVKLGGNGPRVEQFGNVRDGAAGPVLDDIREPLTDVFVEDDHVLVILEMPGVQEKEIQVGLKDNILFIKTVTGIKNGRKYEKEVCLNVPVIPESLVNNYNNGILEIKLERKNEPV, from the coding sequence GTGGGTAAGAAAAACGATGAATTTGATATTTTGAATGTGGGAGGTTTCTCTAATATTTTTAAGGGAGTAGCCAATCTTTTGGATTTAGTGAGTCGAATGGACAGGGAAGGGAAAAATGAGTTTTTTCAAACTGGTGAAATCGGGGGAGGCAAGAAAGACGGGCTTAAAGGTGTTTATGGTTTTAGTGTTAAGCTGGGAGGAAACGGTCCCCGGGTGGAGCAGTTTGGTAACGTGCGGGACGGTGCTGCCGGTCCGGTGCTGGACGATATTCGCGAGCCCCTCACCGATGTGTTTGTGGAAGATGATCATGTATTAGTAATATTGGAAATGCCGGGTGTGCAAGAAAAAGAGATTCAAGTCGGGTTAAAAGACAATATATTGTTTATCAAAACAGTTACCGGAATCAAAAATGGCCGTAAGTATGAAAAAGAAGTATGTCTAAATGTTCCGGTAATACCGGAGTCATTGGTAAATAACTACAATAACGGTATCCTGGAAATAAAGCTGGAACGAAAAAATGAACCGGTTTAG